aagCTGATGAACAGGTTCTAAtctttgcagtttttttttgcatttgcatttgcgaAGAACTGAATCAAGAacagaggggagaggagaggagagatctATCTATGTCTGGATCAGTGGGGTTCTTGGCTCGAGCTGAGGGAGGCAACcttggtcgccggcggcgaggtcagaAGATGTCGAGGACGTCGAGGATGGCGGCGTTGCAGAGCgggcagcggccgcggccggcgaggagctcgcgGGCGCAGGTGCGGCAGAAGGTGTGACCGCACGGGATGAAGGCGGCGCCCTTGGCCCGCGCCATGCacacgcagcagcagccgccgcccgccgcccccttccccgcctccgcctccgcctccgcctcgtcctccgccgccgccgatgccgatgcggatgcggcggcggagggagacgCGAGATGCTGCTGCACGGTCGCGCCCGAGCCGGCGCTCCACTGCCGCTCCGTCTGCTCCAGCAGCGCCATCAGGGACACCCTCTccccctgctcctcctcctcctcctcccccaccgtcGGCGGCGACACAGCCGGCAGCTGTCGCGGcggcgtctccggcggcggcggcggaggaggaggagtcgccgTAACCGGAGCAGGCAGGGAGACCGCGCGGCGGACGAGGGGGTCACCAccttccccaccaccaccggaaGACGTCGGGAGCTGGTCATCCCGGATGATATCCAGCaaggtgcgcgccgccgccgccgccgccgccgcggcagccgaGGACGCAGGCGCCACCGTCAACCTCtcggccgccatggccgacgcGAGGGTgaccgcggcgcggcggcccgcGGCGAGGTCGTCCTCGTCGCGGAGCTTGAGGAGGTCGCGGAGGTTGCAGgaccccgcggcggcggtggcggcggccgtccccGCGGGCCCCACGGCGGCCAGCTGGTCCGCCAGCGTGACACTCCGCCGCAGCACCCTCCCCTCCATGGATGGATCGAGCTCACTCTCTCGTTCTTGCTGCGGCCAAGCCTGCCTCGCCGCGTGTGTCCGGACAAggcgagggggagagagagaagcagctgctgctgctgctgctttgggTTAATAAAAGCAAAGGaggaaagggagggaggagtgGTCGCTTGGATCTCGGCGAGGTGGGGGATTTTTCTTCGTTTTGGGGGCGAAATGGGCGTAGTTTTGCGGGggtttttgtttgtcaatgtgTGCGCCGGTGCACGGCACGGTTGCGTTTGGCGTAACcggttttggtttggtttggcaggtggtgggggtggtggtaATGGACGGACGGATGGGGTGcggccgtgcgtgcgtgcgtgcggtcGGAGGCGTCGGCCGGAGACGGTTTCTGCGTGCCAATTTGGCCCAAATGGCACGAAACCAGCGTGCCAATTTGGCGGGTATACTGGGCTGTATGCCCGTAGCCTACTTTGTTGGTCGTGGAACATGACGGCGATGATGATACTGCTGCATTGTCTGCCCAGTGTTCACAAAActgatctttttttaaaaaaaaatcgctaGGTCCCGGTTTATAAAAACCGATCAATATTAACCTTTTTTAATAcattaaacaaaatttataagttTTTATTGGTTTTTGGTTGGTTTACGGTAAACTGATGAGGGGCAGTTttcatttaaaagtttttttaaaaaaaatatcgccAAGTCCCGGTTTATAAAAACTAATCGAAATTAACTGTATTCTACTACGTTAAACAAAAGTCACCAGTTTTTATTGGTTTCTGGTTGGTTTTCGGTAATACAATGAGGAGTGGTTTTCATTTAAAAACGGAAAGGTAAACCCTTCTCCTGACTCTCTTCAGTGAGAGTTTCAATGCGAGCTGCAGTATCCAGTAGACATCAGAATTGAttgaaaaaatgaaagaaaacgATTAGAATCTGCCGCCGAATCCGCGAGGACAGAATCGAAGTTGCTATCCTGTATTGATTGATGCATCAGAACACCGAAATTCTAGGAGAGTTCCAAAGCAGCAAACGAGCAAGTACTACTCAAAGCATGCTGCACATTCTccatcaaggaaacaagagGCCTGAAACAATGTTGCTTAGCTTGCACATCCAAAAATACTTGGGGGACCAAAGCTCAAGACATATCAAGTAGTAATATCGTTGTATTTTCTACCTAGTGTAAAGCATTACCAAGCATTAGTACAGTCCTGTGTTCTTCTTCATTCTTTTCCAGGGAAGAAGAACACGTtcctcatgaaaaaaaaaaggagattacGAATGTGATCAGACTAGCTGATTAAGAACACCGGCCACCATCTATTCAGCTGGGCAGGAACGTATTACAGTCAATTTGCAGGTCCTACAATGACTCAGCCAAAGCAAACAAAATTGGACTTGATCACGACGTCTACTGAATGGATCCTTGTCCATCCAAAGAATGCTTGCTAATCTAACAAATTTACTTCCTTCGACGTTAGCCTCCAATTCTCTCATAGAAGAAAAGAGAGGCCTCGCACTTGAGAACTTCTTCTAGAGATACTTGTCTGATGTCGGTATCACTTGCACGATACCATGGGGAAGTGCCACCGTCAGGCTGCTCTTGATTTGGTCTCACGTAAGCAACCATGTGCCCTGAACTGGTGCTGGGGCCAATGTGTTCAATGACACCGACTAGGTGATAGCTGGAATTGTCTTTGTCCTCAGAACTGAAGGTTACAGAAAAACAAAACCAATCAAACTAGATGTTAGGCATGGTTATTTTGATCTCATATCCTCAATGCTGCATATTGCTAACAAGAATCTCATATCCTCAAACATTTAACGAATAAAGGCCCTTTAATGAATTTCAACATGCCATTAAAACATGTTGGTGTGAAGGCTGGGATATTTATTTCAGTACCtaaaaaatctatataattaTACCCTTCTAATGCCAAATACTAAAACCAGAATAAGGCCAAactaatatttttgaaaaaatgcaTTTGGAGGCACCTAATCACCTACAAACAAAAAGGCAGTCATCTCTAAAACATAATAATTCTGATTTTCTAATGAGATGTATCAGTAAAGCTAGTCAAAATATACAAACAAGAAAAATTGCTTACTGTGAATCATAAATTTATTGGAACTGCCACATGCTTATATAGATATTGCCATGCAGAAATGCTAATACGCAATACCTGGGGTCCATGAACTGTCCTACATCAAGGATCTCCTCAAAGTTCACGTGTCCTCTAACTTTACCAGTCTCCTTGGATCTCTTCAGATGAATGGCCAATACAGGTGGCAGCTTGTTAATAACACGAGTTTGAATCCCACCTTGATTCCTATTTTCCCGCTCTTTTTGTTTTGCATCCACTTGGTCTGCACTATGATCCACCTTTACTTGTTTCCACTTACCCTGATCTAGACTGCTGGTATTTTCCTGGCCACTCAACAGGTCGTCCGGTTCCTCAGCTGGAAGGCAACTAGATACAGCTTCTTGAACACGTTCATGGCAATCAGTTTTTTTGTTGGCTATGTTATCAGAGGCCAAGTCTTGTTCACCATGGATCATCCCAGAAGTGATTTTGTTATGGCTTGGTGGTCGACCTCGGCTGCGCAATGAGTACGTGTGCTTGACAGGAGGTAGTGTGTTGATTCCTTCAGTAATGCTGTCCATTGCGAGCATAGCTTTACGTTCTGAATCAGAACCATGTGGTTGCTTACTTGAAGTGCATTCTAGTGCCAAACTTTCCAAATTTTTAGATTGCTCGCTCTGGCGTGCTACCTTGTCCAACTGCACAGTCTGATCTCTGTCAATTATTGTGTTTTCGTTGGTGCTTGCCATTATCTGTTCACCATCTTTACTACCAGTGGTGCTCAGATGGTGAGAAACTCCAGAACAGTTATCACATCTCCATTCCAGCAGCTCTTCTTTAAAAAACAGTGCTAGGCACTCTTCAATCGATGCAAGAGAGTCGTTATCCTTTGCCTTGCCATAAGCCATATTGCTAAACTGAGCTTTCCCCTTGTCTTCTGAAGCACCTTCTACAGAGCAAGCATTTTTCTTGGCTTCTATACTAACTTGGGGCTCACCGGACGTATTCTCAAAACCAGCATTGTCATTTTGCCCTAAATCATCAGCCTTACTTGGCGAGCGCTGTTCCACTTCAACAGAATCTGCAGAATCAAGCATATATAAGGCTATAATTTATCTGCATCAGCAACAACACACAACCATCAACCTCCATTCTCTACGATCTGAAGCTGCCTTTCTTCGAGAATCACCATACTTGATTAAGTAAACCAACCTTCTAGAGCAAAATTTTATGTATGAAGACAAGGACTTAACAAATAAACAGTCTTCCACTCTAAGGTCTTAACTGCTAGACTACGACAAACAACTCTGCCATGCTAACAGTGCTCAAATATCATACTTCTTTTATGTAGCCATCCTGAAGGTTTACTAGATATTTCTTCAGTCCATGTGTTAGTAAGTCCTTACAAATTTTTCTCTGTTTGACTAGAATTGGAGCTCCATTCCGAAAAAAGTGCCCGTTTTCTCGTTATGATGAGAA
The Oryza glaberrima chromosome 8, OglaRS2, whole genome shotgun sequence DNA segment above includes these coding regions:
- the LOC127781853 gene encoding uncharacterized protein LOC127781853; the protein is MEGRVLRRSVTLADQLAAVGPAGTAAATAAAGSCNLRDLLKLRDEDDLAAGRRAAVTLASAMAAERLTVAPASSAAAAAAAAAARTLLDIIRDDQLPTSSGGGGEGGDPLVRRAVSLPAPVTATPPPPPPPPETPPRQLPAVSPPTVGEEEEEEQGERVSLMALLEQTERQWSAGSGATVQQHLASPSAAASASASAAAEDEAEAEAEAGKGAAGGGCCCVCMARAKGAAFIPCGHTFCRTCARELLAGRGRCPLCNAAILDVLDIF